CACTGTGACAGGGACACGCGGAAAGTGTATGAGCCACCATGACTCGCTCTCTAACTCAAACTACTCTGGCAGCCACGAACACATCCACGGTAGAGGCGGCGGAGGCTCCTCCTCCTGAGGCGGTGACAGTGGAGTCGGACTTCGTCGTCGTACTGGCCGCCCTGCTATGCGCCCTCATATGCGTGGTGGGGTTAATCGCTGTGGCCCGCTGCGCCTGGCTCCGCCGCGGCTCCGGAAGCGCCGCATCCCCCTCTCCGGCGCGGGCTCTAGCCAACAAGGGCCTGAAGAAGAAGGTGCTCCAGTCTCTCCCAAAGTTCACCTACGGCTCGCCGGACTCGGACAACGCCAAGAACCGAAAGATGGGAGCAGCCGATTGCGCCATATGCTTGGGAGAGTTCGTGGATGGGGACGAGCTCAGGGCTTTGCCGCAGTGCGGCCACACCTTCCACGTCTCCTGCATCGACACGTGGCTTGGCTCCCACTCCTCGTGCCCCTCTTGTCGACAGATCCTGGCGGTGGGTAGGTGCCAGAAGTGCGGTCAGTTTCCGCCTCCTCAAACTCAACCTCCGGCCGAGTCGAGGGCCAGACAATATTTCACCGCCATTACCATCAATTCTAACCCGGATAATACTCCTACTTTCTTGCCTTAGAACAGACTACTTGGTCATCGCCGTCATGCGTATTGTATAGAGAGTAATAATTCTTCAAGTATGTCTAGGatttgtatatttctttttctttttttttggctcaaGTTAATTGCGAGAAATATGAGAATGATAATTCCGCAGTATTTTTTGCTGCCCCAAATCTGTGTGCtcactttttcattttcctttgagCAACTGGGTATCATACTTCTGCATATGCTGTCATGTCAGGACTCAGGACTCAGGACCAGGCCAATCCAATTTCAGCCTGGAGAATCTTTTGTGCCCCCTCTTTTTGTAATCAGTAATCACCAAAGCCAAAGCAGTATTCCTGTTTATCTGTTTACTGCTTCTCCTAGACTAGATTCGTCTTAATCGAGTTTGCATGGTTCTAAACGGACAAAAACAGaggaaatatattaaaaaaaataaaaaaaattgcgtCATATAAAAGCAATCTAATTATCTAATCTACCTGTGACCCTAAAATCAATCCAGTCTGGAATGATGAAATGgttctctctcagtctctctgtTTAGAGAGAATCTATCTTGATTCTTGGAGACGGTTCCCCCATTTGTAATGTCTCCATGATGTTCTCCCAAGTAGTCCAGGATGATGGCTTAAAAACAGAGGCATTAGCCATTAGCCATTAGCCATTAGCCATTACTCATAGGAAAGCAGAGGCAGCTCTGGTATTTTTAACCAAAGAAGAAGCATCTATCTTTTTTCTGTCGCcttttttgaaaagataaacaaaTGTACGAGAGCATTTTGTATTATGAGCTTGTTGTAAAAGGGGTCCCTCATTTGTAACTTCAATTATCAGGAATCCCACCTCGCAATATACAACTCTGCCAACATTACTTGGTTCTCACTAAGGATCCAAACGCAATTATACCTGGCAATAGATTCAGCCTTTATTAAATAGTATTCTTAAACCTAATACAATCAT
Above is a genomic segment from Alnus glutinosa chromosome 12, dhAlnGlut1.1, whole genome shotgun sequence containing:
- the LOC133852242 gene encoding RING-H2 finger protein ATL8-like, with the protein product MTRSLTQTTLAATNTSTVEAAEAPPPEAVTVESDFVVVLAALLCALICVVGLIAVARCAWLRRGSGSAASPSPARALANKGLKKKVLQSLPKFTYGSPDSDNAKNRKMGAADCAICLGEFVDGDELRALPQCGHTFHVSCIDTWLGSHSSCPSCRQILAVGRCQKCGQFPPPQTQPPAESRARQYFTAITINSNPDNTPTFLP